Proteins encoded by one window of Halomonas sp. Bachu 37:
- a CDS encoding winged helix-turn-helix domain-containing protein, translating into MGDHLEEQFQALGPQESGVPEHADQDHILIIEDDRRLAELTRDYLEANGFQVTLEADGAKGVERVLTLQPDLVILDLMLPGEDGLAICRRVRPNYAGPIMMLTARTDDLDQVLGLEMGADDYVPKPVQPRVLLARMRALLRRAEGPGPGGEMRLSFENLEIDNATREAWLSGERIDLTSAEFDLLWLLASNAGRVLTREEIFSELRGIKYDGQDRSIDVRVSRIRPKVGDDPNQPHRIKTVRSKGYLFVKDS; encoded by the coding sequence ATGGGAGATCACTTGGAAGAACAATTTCAGGCGCTTGGACCCCAGGAGTCGGGAGTCCCGGAGCATGCCGATCAAGATCATATCTTGATCATTGAAGATGATCGGCGCCTGGCTGAGCTGACCCGTGATTACCTCGAGGCCAATGGCTTCCAGGTGACACTGGAGGCCGATGGCGCCAAGGGCGTGGAACGGGTGCTGACGTTGCAGCCGGATCTGGTCATTCTCGACTTGATGTTGCCGGGCGAGGATGGCTTGGCGATCTGCCGTCGGGTGCGGCCCAATTATGCCGGCCCCATCATGATGCTGACGGCGCGCACCGATGATCTCGACCAGGTGCTGGGGCTGGAAATGGGCGCGGATGACTACGTGCCCAAGCCGGTACAGCCGCGTGTTCTCCTGGCGCGCATGCGGGCCTTGCTGCGCCGGGCCGAAGGTCCCGGCCCCGGCGGCGAGATGCGCTTGAGCTTCGAGAATCTCGAGATCGACAATGCCACACGCGAAGCCTGGCTGTCGGGTGAACGGATCGACCTGACCAGCGCCGAGTTCGACCTGCTGTGGCTGTTGGCCAGCAATGCCGGACGTGTCCTCACTCGGGAAGAGATCTTCAGCGAACTGCGGGGGATCAAGTATGACGGCCAGGATCGTTCGATCGACGTTCGCGTCTCGCGTATCCGTCCCAAGGTGGGCGACGATCCCAACCAGCCCCATCGCATCAAGACGGTGCGCAGCAAAGGCTATCTGTTCGTCAAGGACAGCTGA